The genomic DNA CAATCTTCCATAAGAGCCATAACTTGCTTATTATTTGACAAcagctgccaacctacttttcTTCCCCTGTTTGCGTAGATTCCTCAAATTTTAGTAAAATGGAGGTTATCTTTGACCAATTCCATAAGCATAGAATAAAAAAGGATTCAACGTCCAAGCCCATCACAATGAAATGTTTTCCACCAACATATGATGTCTTCTTAAACTTCCCTTCATAGTGCAACCTCACATTAATTGTTGTGCCGTCCATCCTATTAGGAATAAATTATTAAAGTCAGTCAAGTTTATAAATATGTATCAGAAATTAAAAcaagaagtgctgatatttttatacaagaagtgttgatatttttatacaagaagtgctgatattttAGTTAAATATATATTAGAAATTAAAACAAGAAGTGCTGATAGTTTTATACAATCAAAAGAGTTCAGAATAAAAATATGTATACTGCAGCAATaagaagtgctgatatttttatacaagaagtgctgatatttttatacaagtaGTGCTAATATTTTTATAcaagaagtgctgatattttttagttaaatatatcaaaaattaaaacaagaagtgctgatattttAATACAATCGAAAGAGTTCAGAATTAGTCGTTGTGTTTCACTGATTAATATTTCTAATCAGGTATTAACAACAACAATGTGCTATATGTCAAGAAATAAAAAACATAATAAATTGAATATGCCAACAACAAAAAATACAAATATAGACCAAATCTACAAAAAAACATATAATCTCCTGAAACTAATAGTTAAAATTGAACATAAATATCATAAATGCACAGAATGTGTAAGAACAATTTTAGGATGATTCAAATCTGACATAACAATTAACCATTAAATCTGAAACATCAAACAGTTTCACGACATTTGATCAAATTACAAATAGATAGTGGACAATGCATTTTATTCTGGAAATTAAAACATGACTAAAATCGAGCAAAGTAATTCTCTATAAGAAACAAGTTCTGTGATCTAGGGAGACAGAAATGGAATTTGTATTTGGGGGACATCATATATGAAGCAACTCCTGTCGCCAACTTCAAATTCTGTTTCAGGATCAATATCGATATCATCTAAAGTAGTGGTTTAGATCTCTTCTTCAGTTGCATTCTCATTCTCAGCATCACACACGTCCCTTGGAAACTTCTTAATAACATAATGAACCATATTTTGAATTGGATCTTGAACATAAAAGACTTGTTGCACTTGCGATGATAGAACATAAGGATCATTTTTATGGCTTAACTTATTAGAATTTACTTTAGTAAGCTCATATTCATCCTTCTCCTCTTGGTACCAACAACATTTAAAAAGGACCACGTTAAAAACCCCCCAATAATATAGTTTAAATATTTCCTCGACTGATCCATAGTAGTTAACATTCCCAACTACTGGATTTTCGTCTTTCGAACTAGCAAAACTAGTGGTCTCTGCAGTTACAAAAACACCACTATTTTGTGTGATACACTGTGAATCTATGGAGTTGGTATGGAATCTATATCCATTTACTACGTAGCCGGTAAACCATCTCGCTGCTCTATTAGGACCCAATGCGAGAACCTCTAAATCTCTAAAAATCGAGTCCTTACTCAGAACCTGTTCTTTTAACCATATCCAAAAATCTGAAGTGTGCGTTCTTTCCCTTTTGAATCTTTTCGAAGTTGTCTCACCATCCAATGAAACTCAATGCTCCCTAGAAAAATGAAGTTTACACAGTCTAAGAAAGGTAAACAGGGATGACATAAAACTGAATTAAATGAGAAAAGGTCTTGAAATCTTGCCTAATCAGACTCTGTATTTCATTATTGCCGGAGTTGAATAGAACATATTGATAGGAAGCCTTCCAATCTGCATGTTTCAATTTAAAGACTTTTCCATCTTGATTCTTTTTTGTTCCAATATGATACTCCAAACTTGCATTTCTTTCAGAATGAGACATGGTATCTTCTGTTTCTCCTTCACCAATCAAAAATCTTGAATAGAATATGACACATTCTTATGCCAAATAACCTTCTACAATTGAACCCTTCGGTTTACTTCTATTCTGAACATAAGATTTTAACTTTCCAAGGAACCGCTCAATAGGAAACATGGACCTAAGTTGCACTGGTCCTCCATATTCGACTTCCCGGCACAAGTGAACAAGAAGGTGGACCATTATATCAAATAATGATTGTATAAAAATCATCTCAAATCAACAAAGTATGTCAAAAATATCTTTTTGTAGCTTCTTGAGGTCATTTAAATCGATCACTTTACTCCATAGACCTCTGAGAAATATGCCCAGTTTGATCAACGATAATGCAACCTCTGACTTTAATGTTCTTCTCACGGCAAATTGTAAAAAATAATGAAGCATGAAATGAGCATCATGGCTCTTGTACCCAACCACCTTTTTCTCACTTATGCTTACATACCGACTAATATTCGAAGCACAACCGTATGGCAGTTTTGCATTCTTCAATACAGAGAAAAAGATTTATCTCTCCTTTTTTGTCATGTCGAATATTGCAGGTCTAATTTCATATGACTTTCCATCAGCAGATAAAACAGGATGAAAGGGCTTTCTTATATTCTGCTCTTGTAAATCGAAACGCGCTTCTAAATGACCCTTTGACTTGCCACTAATATTAAGTAGAGTACCTAATATTTTGTCACATACGTTTTTTTTAATGTGCATGGGATCAAGGTTGTGTCGAAGTGGATTATGTCTCCAATatgataaataaaaaaaaattgatttcttTTTGAAAGGAGATTCATTTTTAACCTTTTTCTTGCCCTTCCGAAAATGGTTTTCGTGCCCCTCCAACAACTCTTCAATATCAGTTCCTGATAGAACTGGTGGAATCCATCCCATTTCAATATCACCATTAAAGTTTTTTTTTTATCCAGCCTCAACTTATATGTAGGCTCAATACACTTCATATGGTTCATGTAGCACATCTTTCTGCTGTATTTTAAATAACATTGCAAACAGGACAAGTTAGTTTTCCCTTCGTACTCCAGCCAGACAACATTGCATATCCTGGAAAATCACTAATGGTCCATATCACGCGTACACGTAACTTAAAATTCTGGTCAGTCAAGGCATCGTAAGTTTCAACGCCGACATCCCATAATTCTTTTAACTCCGTAATGAAAGGTTGCATATACACGTCGATATTATTGCCTGGGGAATCTGGACCCGATATTAGTGTTGAGAGTATCAAATTTTCTTGCTTCATGCACATCCAAGGTGGAAGGTTATAATTTACCAACATAATTGGCCATGTGCTATGAGTTACATTCATTGTACGATACGGGCGGAATCCGTCTGCTGCTACACCTAAGTTCAAATTTCGATGTTCCGAGGAAAAATCAAGATATTGAGCATCCATCATTTTCCAAGCCTCGCATCAGCCGGGTGTCTTAGTTTCCCATCCTTTTTACGTCCCACTGCATGCCATGTCATAATCTTGGAAAACTCTTTGCACATGAACATTCTTTGCAACCTTGGCTTTAGTGGAAAATACCTCATTACATTTGCCGGCACTTTGTGAATCAACTTCTCCGGCTCGTTATTAACACCACTGCCTTTTTTCTCTTGTACAACCCACCTTGAAACTCCACATGTATGACATTTATCTTTATCTTTATTTTCTTCCCAATATAACATGCAGCTATTTGGGCATGCGTGTATTTtctgttggatatatttgataatgtcatggctaatatgatttatttttagttttcagatcttacttaaacaggataaatcagtatttactggaagtcaggacttaaggatatgagtacttatattattagaagataatcatcagaagatggatatcagaacatAAGTGCTGAAGTACATTtagataaggacaatagctgattaaaggaaataagatcgagataagcataagaagagatatgcatgaagaaggaattctatgaagaatagaatacttggaagaaaagatatttgattgatctattttaggaagcagaattatattccatatcaattagtgattatcttgtaactgtgtagtatataaacacagacatagggtttacactataagtgttatcatattcgagaagattatttgtagtaaccctagcagctctcgtgatatttgttcatcactgagaggtaacagttccatactgtaacatagtttattgttttaataaagtttgttttctgttacttgagatattaaagtttgatttgattgtactttacactgtattcaccccctctacagtgtgtgtgacctaacaagtggtatcagagcctatctgttaacgcacatacagttaaagatccaaacacagtcatgtctgacacagaaactccaactaagcctaccaaaactgaagaaccaaaactgaagaaccaccaaagacacaaattcaaagtcggtatgagaccatcagagttcccatactgagaccatctgaatatcccatatggaaggtgaggatgaccatgttcctggaagcaacagatccagaatatcttgatagaatcaaggaagggcctcataaaccaaccaagctcgctgttgcagttgcaggtgaagcagcaaagaccgtaccaaaggagaagagtgattatactgctgaagatatagcatcaattgctaaggatgctaaggtacgacacttactgcatagtgccattgataatgtaatgtcaaacagggtaattaactgcaagactgctaaggagatatgggatgctctggaaacaaggtgtcagggaaccgatACAACTAAGAAGAACAGGAAAACAATACCACTACAAGAAATATGACGTTTACCTACCAATATATTACCTACCAATATAAATTGGTAGATAAAACATTATTTTTATCTACCAATTTTTAAAGGCATCAATTGTTAGTGGGTATAAATAAAATTGttataattcaaaattcattaaTAAAAATTCTATGCTGACTTGTCCAGACTGCTCCCGGGCATCGCTTACTTATGTGTCATTCACAAGGGACTGTTAACAATAATTAACACattgtttaaaaaaaattaccacatcattaattttatatttttatattcaGGTTATTATTAATAAAACCATCTAAATGTGAGATTTCCAATTGAGATCCAAATTCTATTATTATTTTACCCGTAGGAGTGTTTACCCAGTTACTTTGTTGCTAGTTCCTCTGACTTTGCTGCTTCTCCTCTGTGGATAAACCAGGTCAGTCTccatatattatttatttttgattgaTATATTACAATTCAAGTTATTTGAAATATATGTTTGTTTTCTCCTGAGTTAGATGTGAGTTAGATGTGAACAACTATTACGGCATTCCAAGTGTTTGTCGTATTGTCCGAAAGAATACCACAAACATAATTGAATTTTTATAAATAGTCAAATTTTATAAATAGTTTAATGTTTATGGGAAGATCATCGGTTTTGATTCTTGAAATATATGTAAAGAAGTGTAATTGATAATTCCAAATAAAGATTCTTGTTTTTAGAGTCAATTTGGATCCCAGACCTCTGAATTACAAATAAGAGAATGTAGTCACTCAAATTATTAGTAGTTATCATCTTGTATAAGCTACTAAGTGTGTTAATAGACTAGGTCATATAGATTTGTTTAGGAATTCAACAAGTTCTACCGCTTTGAAAACAAATCAGAAAACTTTTGTCAATACCAAAAGTAACTTAGGTTGGTTTTTACTGTGAAGGCCCTTAAGATGTTTAACCATAAATTTTCAAGCCTTTTATTAAACGATAAAAAATGTGATAAATGAGACAATTTTACTTCTTTTTAATACCATGTCATGAGTTGTGataatatatatacaaatataagAGTTTATTTCTTTAGAAATTGAAGGAACTACATAACACAACCAAATAAATGATTAGCGTAACACTGTCACAATGTTGTTGTGAATAAACAAAAGTAAGTTATTTAATATAATTGCACCCGTTATCCTTCAAAATCAATGGTCCAAGAGGTTGTGAGGAACCACTTATATTTTGTTGAACTTTTTAAAATATATGCAGATAGTTTGGGCTCATTTCAATTTTGAAGTAAATTACGAAATTTAGGTATTTTATCAAACAACAGAAATTAAAAGAGGCATGGTGATaagaaatctataatcataaattGTGTATTAAATCTTAGAAGCTTTGGCTGGTTGAAATAATTATGTTAAAAGATTTTGAGTTTGGAGACTGTTGCATTAGGCATAATAGTTATAGACACCTTAATTCTGTTAAATCGcttgtttaattattttaaaaatgtgATGTAGATATTATAAATGTGTTTTACTCAGTGTCTAAAAAGTCTAACATGTTAATTAGTCATATATTATAAAGATTAATCAAGTGAGAAAATCGAGATCCATGTAAAGTTTCTTCATTTGTTAATTCGTTATCATTAAGTTATATGTTCCTGGCCACCAGAATATATGTGAACTTTAGCCTTgccaaatattttatttaaaatagaCAACCTACATGTATTAAGTTGACATTTGTTTCAGTTATACTAATGCTATTAAAATTACACCAGATAACTCATTTGTCAACTCTTATAAAACCAGGGGGACATGGATCGATCATGGATAGATATACCAGATAAGTAATCTTCAGATTATGCGAATGGTATCATCGAATTCATATCTGTGGCAGAGAAGCGTGTCGACGCCAAAGGGATGGTGTTATGTCCTTGTTGTCGATGTATGAATAAGAAATTGCAGAATATTAACGTGATTAAGGTACACTTACTTTCCAATGGTTTTCTTGATACTTATAAGAGATGGTATTATCACGGGGAACAAATTGATGAAGTAGAAGATGAAATGTTTATTAATAATGAGGATGCATATGTAAATGACAAACATAATGATTTGGTTGAGGGTCTTCATGACGCCATTGTAAGTAAGTATTTTAACATAGGTCCAACTAGTGATTTTGTTGACCAAACTTTATTCAACGTGGATGACAAATATGATACTTTGTTCAAATCTCTACATCAACCTTTGTATGGAAATTGTAAAGATTTttcacttttaagtataatggttAAGTTGATGACTATAAAGGTTCTTAATAAATTAACAGATAAAGCATTTGATGATATTCTAAAACTTTTAAGAGAAATATTGCCTGATGGTAACCATTGTCCCGAAAATTATCAGCAAACAAGAAAACTTCTTTGTGAAGTGGGCTTAGGGTACGAGCAAATTGACGTTTGTCAGTATGATTGTGTTATATTTTATGGTGAGAACGCAAATTCCTTGGCATGTCCAGTGTGCAAGTCTAGTCGTTATGTTCGAAATaaaattccacataaatgacttAGATGGTTCCCTATCAAGGATCGATTAAAGAGGTTGTTTCGCTCTAAACATAGTTCTAAAGACATGCGATGTCACAAAGAAGTGCATAAAAGTGAAGATGGGATATTGCGACATCCTGCTGATGGAAAGGCTTGGAAACATTTTGACAGTGTGTACCATGACTTTGCATTGGATTCCAGGAGTGTGCGAATGGGGTTAGCATCAGATGGATTTAACCCCTTTTCTAATATGACATCAACCTATAGTTTATGGCCTGTGATATTGATACCTTACAACATGCCACCTTGGACTTCTCCAAACGGGACAAACTACCTGATGTCTTTATTAATTCCAGGGCCAAAATCTCCAGGAAAAGACTTTGACGTGTTCTTGAAACCATTAATTGATGAACTTAAAGATCTATGGGATGGTATTGATGCATATGATTCATTTGGAAAATGTATGTTCAAACTTAGAGCTGCGGTCATATGGACCATTAGTGATTTTCCAGCTTATGCATATTTGTCTGGGTGGAGCACTGCTGGAAAATTAGCATGTCCTGTATCTCTGGAAGATACAAGATCTAGAAGAATAACTGACAAGCAATGTTTTATGGGTCATCGGTGTTATTTGAATATTAATCATTCTTGGAGAAGGAGTAAAGAATATGATGGATCTAGTGAGTTACGTGGGCTTCCTCGAACTTTTAGTGGTGAAGACATTTTAAAACATTTGAATGAAGTTCCGATTCGAACAACTGGTAAAGCACCAACTAATGTTTCAAGAAAAAGAAAGCGTGGGGGGAACGAATTAAATTGGAGCAAAAAGAGTATTCTATTTGACTTGCCATATTGGCCAACGCTTTTATTACGTCATAATCTAGATGTGATGCATATAGAGAAAAATGTTTGTGATAATATTATAGGTACACTTTTAGATATCGAAGGTAAATCAAAAGATAATTTGAAAGCCCGTAAAGATTTACATGATTTAAAGATTCGTGAAGAGCTTTGGTTGAAAAAGTCCACTAATGATAAATTTGAAAAACCTCAAGCCAGTTATACTTTGACGAAGGAAGAATGCAAAAGTTTTTGTAAATTCATTCGAAGTGTAAGACTACCAGATGGATATGCTTCAAATATAAGTCGATGTGTAACTGATAATGACAAGTTAAGAGGGATGAAAACTCATGACTGTCATGTTTTACTATATAAGATATTACCAGTTGGCATACAACCCTTTCTTACTAAGAATATCCGAGGCACTTTAATTGGGCTATGTCAATTTGTTCAAAAAATATGTGCCAAAATAGTGAGAGTATCGGATATCGAAGAACTAAAGGACGGAATTGTAATCATCTTGTGTAAATTGGAGAAGATTTTTCCCCCAACATTTTTCACCATAATGGTACACCTTTGCGTGCACTTACCAGATCAGGTTTTGCTAGGTGGTCCTGTTGCTATGAGATGGATGTTTGGTACAGAACGTCACATGGGTTTATACAAGCGATATATAAGAAATATGGCTCGACTAGATGGCTCAATTGCCGAAACTTTTGTTGTTGATGAAGCTATAAGCTTCTTGTCAAGATATATTTCAAACATAGAAACAAGATTTAATAAACCTGAGCGCAGCTGGAATTTACCTTCTGCAAATTATAGTATGGACATTTTCAAATCAAATGTTCGTCCAATAGGGGCACCATCTATTCAGTTGCTGCATGATTGGAAAAATGTGATTCAATGGTATATCCTGAATAATTCTGCTGATGATATCCAGGAATACCTCGAGTAAGTTATGATTCTTTTGTTTAATTTGAAAATATAGTTATGTCACCTGCTGATGTTTTGCTGATGTTTAACATATGTAtcattttttcaactttttggAGTGAGCACAGAAAATTTTTGGTAGAAAGAGGACTATCCGATTTAGATGTTATCACTAAGGAAAGAGAGGAATTCCCTTCATGGTTCAAAATGAAGGTAAAAGTTTGTCGTCAATCATTACAAAATTATTTGTAAAAATTCTTcataatattttttgttttaatgGTATAGATATCTGAGATAAAAGTACAAAACTCAGACGGTGTGAATGATGATTTATACTCTTTATCTCAAGGACCTTTGGAATGATATAGTAGTTATCAAAGTTGTGTTATAAATGGAGTTCGATTTCGTTGCAAAATTTATGATGATACTCTTCGCACACAATGTTCTGGAGTTGGCATAGAAGGTGACCATGATGATAATGACATTATCTATTACAGTGTTCTGGTTGAGATCTTGTAGTTGTCATTCCTTTTTGAACGAAAAGTTTTCTTATTTCGTTGCAAGTGGTATAACTCTAATCCAAAAGGTAGATCGGTCTTTGTGGAAAATAATTTGACATCAATAAATACTTCAAGCAATTGGTATCCTGATGACCCATTTATATTGGCAAGTCAAGCTCAGCAAGTTTTTTATTTGCCTGATATGAAGCGAGGTACTAATTCGAGGATTGTTCAAAAAGTTAATCATCGGTTTATCTATGACATTCCTGAAGTAGTATGTCATGCATCAGATGAATCTCCAAATAATGATgtatttcaagaagaagaatcaTTTCAATTACCATCTTTTCAACCTATTGAGGATGTGATTGAAAGTTCTTCTTTAGTTCAAAAGGATGTTGCATCATTAACTCTTTCAAGCCAAATTGTTGTCGATTTATTTTCTAATCGTCGAAGTCCCCCTACTTCTGTGGACGATAATCTAAATGAAGATGAATTGGATGAATTTGAAGATGATGATGGAAATTTGTTCCTAAATGAAGAACTACTGAACTCAAGTGACGACGACAGTGAAAATTTCTCTTGTGCCGAATCAGAATCTGATGCATGATCAGGTAAACATTTACTTTATTATGGTTATTGATATTATACATTGATACTACCTCATTTTAGCAGCTGAGTTAGTCTGtccaatttttttttcattttcagGATACTGTTATGAAGCTGgtctctaaagtttttgaagttCTCCAATGGAATATTATGGTATTTTCCGGATACAACATTCTCCAATTTATCTCCAATTTTTAAGTTGGTACCAGTTTTATATTTACGTTTGGATATGGACATGTATTATTTTATCTGC from Apium graveolens cultivar Ventura chromosome 5, ASM990537v1, whole genome shotgun sequence includes the following:
- the LOC141660567 gene encoding uncharacterized protein LOC141660567; this translates as MRCHKEVHKSEDGILRHPADGKAWKHFDSVYHDFALDSRSVRMGLASDGFNPFSNMTSTYSLWPVILIPYNMPPWTSPNGTNYLMSLLIPGPKSPGKDFDVFLKPLIDELKDLWDGIDAYDSFGKCMFKLRAAVIWTISDFPAYAYLSGWSTAGKLACPVSLEDTRSRRITDKQCFMGHRCYLNINHSWRRSKEYDGSSELRGLPRTFSGEDILKHLNEVPIRTTGKAPTNVSRKRKRGGNELNWSKKSILFDLPYWPTLLLRHNLDVMHIEKNVCDNIIGTLLDIEGKSKDNLKARKDLHDLKIREELWLKKSTNDKFEKPQASYTLTKEECKSFCKFIRSVRLPDGYASNISRCVTDNDKLRGMKTHDCHVLLYKILPVGIQPFLTKNIRGTLIGLCQFVQKICAKIVRVSDIEELKDGIVIILCKLEKIFPPTFFTIMVHLCVHLPDQVLLGGPVAMRWMFGTERHMGLYKRYIRNMARLDGSIAETFVVDEAISFLSRYISNIETRFNKPERSWNLPSANYSMDIFKSNVRPIGAPSIQLLHDWKNVIQWYILNNSADDIQEYLE